In one Gossypium hirsutum isolate 1008001.06 chromosome D09, Gossypium_hirsutum_v2.1, whole genome shotgun sequence genomic region, the following are encoded:
- the LOC107890971 gene encoding protein yippee-like yields the protein MGRLFVITLEGSVYSCNHCHTHLALLDDIISKSFHCRHGKAYLFDKVVNITVGEKEERMMMTGLHTVVDIFCVGCGSIVGWKYESAHEKTQKYKEGKFILERFKVLGPDGSNYLVNHDAMVSGSDADNA from the exons ATGGGGAGGTTGTTCGTAATTACCCTTGAAGGAAGCGTTTATAGCTGCAACCACTGCCATACCCATCTGGCTCTCCTCGACGACATCATTTCTAAg TCTTTCCACTGCAGGCATGGAAAGGCTTATCTCTTTGATAAGGT TGTGAATATCACAGTGGGAGAGAAAGAAGAACGCATGATGATGACTGGATTGCACACTGTTGTTGATATATTCTGTGTTGGGTGTGGCTCAATTGTGGGATGGAAATAT GAGTCTGCACATGAAAAGACTCAGAAGTACAAAGAGGGAAAGTTCATTCTTGAGAG GTTTAAGGTGTTGGGTCCTGATGGAAGCAACTATTTGGTGAATCATGATGCTATGGTTAGTGGAAGTGATGCTGATAATGCTTGA
- the LOC107890968 gene encoding high mobility group B protein 1 isoform X2 → MTGARGKGAVKPAEDRKVGKRKAPVDRSSIRKAKREKKAKKDPNKPKRPPSAFFVFLEEFRTTFKKENPNVKAVSAVGKAAGEMWKSMSEEEKGPYEVKAQKRKVEYENQMKDYNKKQEISANGRDAEEVNDEENEGSGEEEEDEDED, encoded by the exons ATGACAGGAGCTAGAGGTAAGGGTGCTGTGAAGCCTGCTGAGGATAG AAAGGTTGGGAAGCGGAAGGCTCCTGTTGATAGAAGCAGCATTCGGAAAGCTAAGAGGGAGAAAAAGGCTAAGAAAGACCCCAACAAACCAAAGAGGCCTCCTAGTGCTTTCTTCGTTTTCCT CGAGGAGTTTAGAACTACATTCAAGAAGGAAAATCCTAATGTGAAGGCTGTATCAGCT GTTGGAAAAGCTGCGGGAGAGATGTGGAAATCCATGTCCGAGGAA GAAAAAGGCCCTTATGAGGTCAAAGCACAAAAAAGGAAGGTTGAATATGAAAATCAAATGAAGGACTACAACAAGAAACAG GAAATTTCTGCTAATGGTCGGGATGCTGAAGAGGTGAATGATGAAGAGAATGAGGGTAGTGGAGAG gaggaggaggatgaAGACGAAGATTGA
- the LOC107890968 gene encoding high mobility group B protein 1 isoform X1 — MTGARGKGAVKPAEDRKVGKRKAPVDRSSIRKAKREKKAKKDPNKPKRPPSAFFVFLEEFRTTFKKENPNVKAVSAVGKAAGEMWKSMSEEEKGPYEVKAQKRKVEYENQMKDYNKKQEISANGRDAEEVNDEENEGSGEEEEEDEDED; from the exons ATGACAGGAGCTAGAGGTAAGGGTGCTGTGAAGCCTGCTGAGGATAG AAAGGTTGGGAAGCGGAAGGCTCCTGTTGATAGAAGCAGCATTCGGAAAGCTAAGAGGGAGAAAAAGGCTAAGAAAGACCCCAACAAACCAAAGAGGCCTCCTAGTGCTTTCTTCGTTTTCCT CGAGGAGTTTAGAACTACATTCAAGAAGGAAAATCCTAATGTGAAGGCTGTATCAGCT GTTGGAAAAGCTGCGGGAGAGATGTGGAAATCCATGTCCGAGGAA GAAAAAGGCCCTTATGAGGTCAAAGCACAAAAAAGGAAGGTTGAATATGAAAATCAAATGAAGGACTACAACAAGAAACAG GAAATTTCTGCTAATGGTCGGGATGCTGAAGAGGTGAATGATGAAGAGAATGAGGGTAGTGGAGAG gaggaggaggaggatgaAGACGAAGATTGA
- the LOC107890968 gene encoding high mobility group B protein 1 isoform X3, producing the protein MTGARGKGAVKPAEDRKVGKRKAPVDRSSIRKAKREKKAKKDPNKPKRPPSAFFVFLEEFRTTFKKENPNVKAVSAVGKAAGEMWKSMSEEEKGPYEVKAQKRKVEYENQMKDYNKKQEISANGRDAEEVNDEENEGSGEVI; encoded by the exons ATGACAGGAGCTAGAGGTAAGGGTGCTGTGAAGCCTGCTGAGGATAG AAAGGTTGGGAAGCGGAAGGCTCCTGTTGATAGAAGCAGCATTCGGAAAGCTAAGAGGGAGAAAAAGGCTAAGAAAGACCCCAACAAACCAAAGAGGCCTCCTAGTGCTTTCTTCGTTTTCCT CGAGGAGTTTAGAACTACATTCAAGAAGGAAAATCCTAATGTGAAGGCTGTATCAGCT GTTGGAAAAGCTGCGGGAGAGATGTGGAAATCCATGTCCGAGGAA GAAAAAGGCCCTTATGAGGTCAAAGCACAAAAAAGGAAGGTTGAATATGAAAATCAAATGAAGGACTACAACAAGAAACAG GAAATTTCTGCTAATGGTCGGGATGCTGAAGAGGTGAATGATGAAGAGAATGAGGGTAGTGGAGAGGTAATCTAG
- the LOC107890967 gene encoding cis-prenyltransferase 4, chloroplastic: MPFSLHFSPTPLITAPSPLSKPFFLVPYYHTLHAPKSPFCSSTEHALTHQGKKEAFDRGPEDSQTLPLGLRRDAMPSHVAVIMDGNRRWARLRDLPVRSGYEAGVESLRKIVEICCKWGIKVLSVFAFSSDNWFRPKVEVEFLMSLFERGMQEDTGIFFRENIRISVIGDLTKLPKALQELMVNLEEATKNNTRFQLIVAVSYSGHYDVVQACQRLALKAKCGLIEPSDINVSLMEQELETNCTEFPHPDLLIRTSGEFRISNFMLWQLAYTELFFAQSLWPDFGEAEFLKALLAFQQRQRRYGV, from the exons ATGCCCTTCTCTCTGCATTTCTCTCCCACTCCGCTCATCACCGCTCCTTCTCCTCTATCCAAACCTTTCTTCCTCGTGCCGTACTACCACACACTCCACGCGCCCAAATCCCCATTCTGCTCCTCCACGGAACACGCGCTCACTCATCAAGGCAAAAAAGAAGCCTTTGATCGGGGACCTGAAGACAGCCAAACGCTTCCATTAGGACTACGGAGAGACGCAATGCCCAGCCACGTGGCGGTGATCATGGATGGGAACCGTAGGTGGGCCCGGTTGAGAGACTTGCCCGTCAGGTCAGGTTACGAAGCCGGCGTAGAGTCCTTGAGGAAGATTGTGGAGATCTGTTGCAAATGGGGGATAAAAGTACTCAGTGTTTTTGCTTTCTCTAGTGATAATTGGTTTCGTCCCAAA GTGGAAGTGGAATTTTTGATGAGTTTGTTTGAAAGGGGAATGCAAGAGGATACAGGGATCTTTTTTAG GGAAAACATTAGAATATCTGTTATTGGAGATCTAACTAAGCTCCCTAAGGCCCTTCAGGAACTGATGGTCAACTTAGAGGAAGCCACCAAGAATAATACACGTTTTCAACTAATCGTAGCGGTCAGTTACAGCGGACACTATGATGTTGTTCAAGCTTGCCAAAGGCTTGCTCTGAAGGCAAAGTGTGGTCTTATCGAACCCAGTGACATCAATGTCTCTCTAATGGAACAGGAACTAGAAACAAATTGCACTGAATTCCCCCATCCCGACCTGCTTATAAGGACAAGTGGAGAGTTTAGAATTAGCAATTTCATGTTATGGCAGCTGGCATATACTGAATTGTTCTTTGCACAGTCACTATGGCCGGATTTCGGAGAAGCCGAGTTTTTGAAGGCATTGCTTGCCTTTCAGCAAAGGCAGAGACGTTACGGTGTATGA